atctgttcaatctgtagtaaaggttttgtagaaagtggcaatttgaaagtgcacatgagaacacacaccggtgaaaaaccattttcctgtccaatctgtggtaaaggttttgtagaaagtagcaatttgaaagtacacatgagaacacacactgctgaaaaacccttttcctgttcaatctgtggtaaaggttttgcagACAGTTTATATTTGAAAAAACACATaacaacacacactggagaaaaatcttttatctgttcaatctgtagtaaaggttttgtagaaagtagcaatttgaaagtgcacatgagaacacacactggtgaaaaacctttctcctgttcaatctgtggtaaaggttttgtaggAAGTGGCAatatgaaagtacacatgagaacacacactggcgaaaagcccttttcctgttcaatctgtggtaaaggttttgtacaaaatgacactttgaaaatacacatgagaacacacactggtgaaaaacctttttgttgttcaatctgtggtaaaggttttgtagacAATGGCaaattgaaagtacacatgagaacacacactggtgaaaaacctttttcctgttcaatctgtggtaaagtttTTGTAGAAAGTGGCaaattgaaagtacacatgagatcacacaccggagaaaaaccattttcttgttcaatctgtggtaaaggttttgtacacaGTGGCaaattgaaagtacacatgagaacacacactggtgaaaaacctttttcttgtttaaTCTGTGGCTTATCTTTTTCAAGGAAGGaaaatttgaaaagacacatgagaacgcacactggcgaaaaacctttttcctgttgagTCTGTGGTAAGGGTTTTACAAATAGTGTCAATATGAAAACACACAAGAGAACACACACTTTTGTGAGCGATC
The sequence above is drawn from the Nerophis lumbriciformis linkage group LG33, RoL_Nlum_v2.1, whole genome shotgun sequence genome and encodes:
- the LOC133575727 gene encoding uncharacterized protein, which produces MVKEDPSKRKTGRHRPSGVSFSSLTQTLPCKKEEEASQTSHIKEEEEEHSVSKEGEHIEGLVEFPVTGVPGKSEDDEVKGKGEGRGGAEPPSSSSTQHMTTEADGDHCGGSQADKLLAPLSDSEDTTSHSPDTDDEDSKDDKTCHTDNTHFKCSHCDKTFKYHCHLKTHMRTHTGEKPFSCSICGKGFVHSHHLKAHMRRHTGEKPFICSICSKGFVESGNLKVHMRTHTGEKPFSCPICGKGFVESSNLKVHMRTHTAEKPFSCSICGKGFADSLYLKKHITTHTGEKSFICSICSKGFVESSNLKVHMRTHTGEKPFSCSICGKGFVGSGNMKVHMRTHTGEKPFSCSICGKGFVQNDTLKIHMRTHTGEKPFCCSICGKGFVDNGKLKVHMRTHTGEKPFSCSICGKVFVESGKLKVHMRSHTGEKPFSCSICGKGFVHSGKLKVHMRTHTGEKPFSCLICGLSFSRKENLKRHMRTHTGEKPFSC